A genomic region of Mitsuaria sp. 7 contains the following coding sequences:
- a CDS encoding DUF2272 domain-containing protein, with protein sequence MSQRHCRRVFHRGALPRDLSHAVLLALLALVALWLQGCAQTKPLAAPPPWPADDPAPIYEVESPRPTTGPDAPLTAGLGGESAPPAPSTERLLALALQEWELWGRGRWDAATNLTEHRLDAPRRQEAEPYLHARVLLYWIGVKGPDYPLQRTRFDDGSLRPWSAVFISWLMRNAGFGDRQFEASELHWHYIRAALDGSRPGLEARDAAVTPPRPGDVICAPRDAQPDAPATFAQWSALPRALRGRIWTWHCDLVVQVDGSELGAIGGNVSDSVSWTRAPLDAGGRLVATPDRAWTVLLRQKGVPP encoded by the coding sequence ATGTCACAGCGTCATTGCCGGCGCGTGTTCCACCGCGGCGCGCTCCCTCGCGATCTCTCCCACGCCGTGCTGCTGGCGCTGCTCGCGCTCGTCGCGCTCTGGCTGCAGGGCTGCGCGCAGACGAAGCCGCTCGCGGCCCCACCGCCGTGGCCAGCCGACGATCCGGCGCCGATCTATGAAGTGGAGTCGCCGCGCCCCACCACCGGTCCCGACGCCCCCCTGACCGCCGGCCTGGGCGGCGAGTCCGCCCCACCGGCGCCGTCGACCGAACGCCTGCTCGCTCTCGCCCTGCAGGAGTGGGAACTCTGGGGCCGAGGCCGCTGGGACGCCGCCACCAACCTCACCGAGCACCGGCTCGACGCCCCGCGCCGGCAGGAAGCCGAGCCCTACCTCCACGCCCGCGTGCTGCTCTACTGGATCGGCGTGAAGGGCCCCGACTATCCGCTCCAGCGCACCCGTTTCGACGACGGCTCGCTGCGGCCCTGGAGCGCGGTCTTCATCTCCTGGCTGATGCGCAACGCCGGTTTCGGCGACCGCCAGTTCGAGGCCAGCGAGCTGCACTGGCATTACATCCGCGCGGCCCTGGACGGGAGCCGTCCGGGCCTCGAGGCCCGCGACGCCGCCGTCACCCCGCCGCGGCCGGGCGACGTCATCTGCGCGCCGCGCGACGCCCAGCCCGACGCGCCGGCCACCTTCGCCCAATGGAGTGCCCTGCCCCGCGCGTTACGCGGCCGCATCTGGACCTGGCACTGCGACCTGGTCGTGCAGGTGGACGGCAGCGAGCTGGGCGCCATCGGCGGCAACGTCAGCGACAGCGTCAGCTGGACCCGCGCCCCGCTGGACGCCGGCGGCCGGCTGGTCGCGACGCCGGACCGCGCCTGGACCGTGCTGCTCCGGCAGAAGGGGGTGCCCCCTTGA
- a CDS encoding ATP-binding protein — MNLTPLRPHTPPPARPRPAGPTGRLTREHRLERLTRLQMTLAEAHADAELRERERVAQLLHDQVGGLIVRLRLAFGEWRQGAGAPVGADPGLAQVTELLGELSRTVRSLTFALAPPDWHGDLPTALEAVAAELGLLGPLAIHVDGGAMGAPGTAEIPAAHRAVACRVVRELCLNVQKHASASRVEIEPKVDGGWLSVRVRDDGRGFPTGRGETDAHAHGLGLSGARAQLQALGGALVLRSEPGRGTCATLLIPLDPA; from the coding sequence ATGAACCTCACCCCACTCCGTCCTCATACCCCCCCGCCGGCGCGGCCCCGTCCCGCCGGTCCGACCGGCCGGCTCACCCGCGAGCACCGGTTGGAGCGATTGACCCGCCTTCAGATGACGCTCGCGGAAGCGCACGCCGATGCGGAACTCCGGGAACGCGAACGCGTCGCCCAGCTGCTGCATGACCAGGTCGGCGGCCTGATCGTCCGGCTGCGGCTGGCCTTCGGGGAGTGGCGCCAGGGCGCGGGCGCCCCGGTCGGCGCGGACCCGGGGCTGGCGCAGGTCACCGAGCTGCTCGGCGAGCTGTCGCGGACGGTCCGCTCGCTGACCTTCGCGCTGGCGCCGCCGGACTGGCACGGCGACCTGCCGACGGCGCTGGAGGCCGTGGCGGCGGAGCTGGGACTGCTCGGACCGCTGGCCATCCATGTCGACGGCGGCGCGATGGGGGCGCCCGGCACGGCCGAGATCCCCGCCGCGCATCGCGCGGTCGCCTGCCGCGTGGTGCGGGAGCTCTGCCTGAACGTCCAGAAGCATGCGTCGGCATCCCGCGTCGAGATCGAGCCGAAGGTCGACGGCGGCTGGTTGAGCGTGCGCGTACGCGACGACGGACGCGGCTTCCCGACCGGTCGGGGCGAGACCGACGCGCACGCGCACGGGCTCGGGCTGAGCGGCGCACGCGCGCAGTTGCAGGCGCTGGGCGGCGCGCTGGTGCTGCGCTCGGAGCCCGGCCGCGGAACCTGCGCGACCTTGTTGATTCCGCTGGATCCGGCGTGA
- a CDS encoding response regulator transcription factor: protein MTLRIVLADDHQLVREGLRALLSRDAGLDVVGLAEDGAAAVKLVRHLQPDLLITDIAMPGLNGIEATRRVRAHHPSVQVICLSMHGDQRSVVTALQAGASGYVLKDASSEELLRAVRDVAGGRIYLSPGLMGGLVDEIRTRHRLPEAGTPIPAGPALTAREREIVQLFAEDLSTQEIADRLKLSAKTVATHRENVTRKLGVRGVAGMTRYALSEGLSEGGVSCR, encoded by the coding sequence ATGACCCTTCGCATCGTCCTCGCGGACGACCATCAACTCGTGCGCGAAGGCCTGCGCGCGCTCCTGTCCCGCGACGCGGGGCTGGACGTCGTCGGGCTGGCCGAGGACGGCGCCGCCGCCGTCAAACTCGTGCGCCATCTGCAGCCGGATCTGCTGATCACGGACATCGCGATGCCGGGCCTCAACGGGATCGAAGCGACGCGGCGGGTCCGCGCCCACCATCCGTCGGTGCAGGTGATCTGCCTGTCGATGCACGGGGACCAGCGCAGCGTGGTGACGGCGCTGCAGGCGGGCGCGTCGGGGTACGTGCTCAAGGACGCGTCGAGCGAGGAGCTGCTGCGCGCCGTGCGCGACGTGGCCGGCGGGCGTATCTATCTGAGCCCGGGGCTGATGGGCGGTCTGGTGGATGAGATCCGCACGCGGCACCGGCTGCCCGAGGCGGGCACGCCGATTCCGGCGGGGCCGGCGCTGACGGCGCGGGAGCGCGAGATCGTCCAGCTCTTCGCCGAAGACCTGAGCACGCAGGAGATCGCGGACCGGCTCAAGCTCAGCGCGAAGACGGTGGCGACGCATCGCGAGAACGTGACGCGCAAGCTGGGCGTGCGCGGTGTCGCCGGCATGACGCGCTACGCGCTGAGCGAAGGCCTGAGCGAGGGAGGCGTGTCATGCCGCTGA
- a CDS encoding DUF4239 domain-containing protein gives MPLIIYEVPNWVLGLSLVLAWVVLGLGAQALFPRRWRERATESDRNVALASLGVIATINSLLLAFSAVSVWDSFSAAEQAVSREATAMAQLGRSLAVYGTPESRLARERLRGYGRSVIGKEWAAMQHEQPSQPTLDAFDDVYRSLGDLRPTTGAETALVEHMWTEANDLLTQRRARLEASDGKVPVTLWVVVLVSSLLTLAPVAVLPVTACSRGAIVVLALALGLVFHFVAAMDRPFLGAERVTSDPIENALANMQRWDARSLPVAAR, from the coding sequence ATGCCGCTGATCATCTATGAGGTGCCGAACTGGGTGCTGGGGCTGTCGCTTGTGCTGGCGTGGGTGGTGCTCGGGCTCGGCGCGCAGGCGCTGTTCCCGCGGCGCTGGCGCGAGCGCGCGACGGAGTCGGATCGCAACGTCGCGCTCGCGTCGCTGGGCGTGATCGCGACGATCAACTCGCTGCTGCTGGCGTTCTCGGCGGTGTCGGTGTGGGACTCGTTCAGCGCGGCGGAGCAGGCGGTGAGCCGCGAGGCCACGGCGATGGCGCAGCTGGGGCGATCGCTGGCCGTGTATGGAACGCCGGAGTCGAGGCTCGCGCGGGAGCGCCTGCGCGGGTATGGCCGGAGTGTGATCGGCAAGGAATGGGCGGCGATGCAACACGAGCAGCCGAGCCAGCCGACGCTGGACGCGTTCGATGACGTCTACCGGTCGCTGGGCGATCTTCGTCCGACGACCGGGGCGGAAACGGCGCTGGTCGAGCACATGTGGACCGAGGCGAATGACCTGCTGACGCAGCGACGCGCCCGGCTGGAGGCCAGCGACGGGAAGGTGCCGGTGACGCTGTGGGTGGTGGTGCTGGTGAGCTCGCTGCTCACCCTGGCGCCCGTCGCGGTGCTCCCCGTCACCGCCTGCAGTCGCGGGGCGATCGTGGTGCTGGCACTCGCCTTGGGACTGGTCTTCCATTTCGTCGCGGCCATGGATCGGCCATTCCTCGGCGCGGAACGCGTCACCTCGGATCCGATTGAGAACGCACTCGCCAATATGCAGAGGTGGGATGCGAGGAGTTTGCCGGTGGCGGCGAGATAG
- a CDS encoding LysR family transcriptional regulator — MTAHLDFDLLRSLVAVAETGALSKAAERVGRTQSALSMQMQRLEDVAGQPLLHRTARGVTLTAAGERLLAHARELTRHHDEALAELRGVDVSGVLRFSCPEDYAVVFLPHLLQGFASLHPRVQLEVVCAPTPRLHELLARHAVDLALVSVENADEPGVIRREPLVWVARRGSAVAGMTPLPLALGAQDALDHVLARRALEAVGREFRLAYASSSLAGLIGMARSGQAVTVLTRTSVPDDLEILDEDSGLPPLPVIGVTLASGRERPSPLTAAFAAHVRKVLPAA; from the coding sequence GTGACCGCCCACCTCGACTTCGACCTGCTCCGCAGCCTCGTCGCCGTCGCCGAGACCGGCGCGCTCAGCAAGGCCGCGGAGCGCGTCGGCCGCACGCAGTCCGCGCTGAGCATGCAGATGCAGCGCCTGGAGGACGTCGCCGGCCAGCCGCTGCTGCACCGCACCGCGCGCGGCGTGACGCTGACCGCCGCCGGCGAACGGCTGCTGGCGCACGCCCGCGAGCTGACGCGCCACCACGACGAGGCCCTCGCCGAACTGCGCGGCGTGGACGTCTCCGGCGTGCTGCGCTTCAGCTGCCCCGAGGACTACGCCGTCGTCTTCCTGCCGCATCTGCTGCAGGGCTTCGCGAGCCTGCATCCGCGCGTCCAGCTCGAAGTCGTCTGCGCGCCGACGCCCCGATTGCACGAGCTGCTGGCTCGCCATGCGGTGGACCTGGCCCTCGTGTCGGTGGAGAACGCGGACGAGCCCGGCGTCATCCGCCGCGAGCCGCTGGTCTGGGTCGCACGGCGCGGCTCGGCGGTCGCCGGCATGACGCCGCTGCCGCTCGCGCTGGGCGCGCAGGACGCGCTGGACCACGTGCTGGCCCGACGCGCCCTCGAGGCCGTGGGCCGGGAGTTCCGGCTCGCCTACGCGAGCAGCAGCCTGGCCGGACTGATCGGCATGGCGCGCTCCGGGCAGGCAGTGACCGTGCTCACGCGGACCTCCGTGCCCGATGACCTGGAGATCCTCGACGAGGACAGCGGCCTGCCGCCGTTGCCGGTGATCGGGGTGACGCTGGCGAGCGGGCGGGAACGGCCCTCGCCGCTGACGGCCGCCTTCGCGGCGCATGTGCGCAAGGTCCTGCCGGCCGCCTGA
- a CDS encoding aspartate aminotransferase family protein: MSRNADPTFWARSRQHLIRYGGSFEPLIIERARGSFVHDADGRAILDFTSGQMSSLLGHGHPEIAAVIADRAANLDHLFSGMLSRPVVDLATKLAEVAPQGLERSLLLSTGAEANEAALKLAKLYTGKYEIVGFAQSWHGMTGAAASATYCAGRKGYGPASVGSFAIPAPNPYRPRFGGADDWQAELDYAFDLIDRQSSGNLAAFIAEPILSSGGLIDLPVGYLRALQTKCRERGMLLILDEAQTGVGRTGMMFACERDGVSPDILTLSKTLGAGIPLSAVLTTAEIEERCHERGFLFYTTHVSDPLPAAVGLKVLEIVERDGLVERARVAGARLETGLRALQREFDCIGDVRGRGLLLGVEIVRSQAGKEAAPELGAAITRACMAHGLSMNIVQLPLMGGVFRIAPPLTVSDEEIDLGLSLLKRAIEDVV, translated from the coding sequence ATGTCACGCAACGCCGACCCCACGTTCTGGGCCCGTTCCCGCCAGCATCTGATCCGCTACGGCGGCAGCTTCGAGCCGCTCATCATCGAACGCGCGCGGGGCAGCTTCGTCCACGACGCCGACGGCCGCGCGATCCTGGACTTCACCTCGGGCCAGATGAGTTCCCTGCTGGGGCACGGCCACCCGGAGATCGCCGCGGTGATCGCCGACCGCGCGGCCAACCTGGACCACCTCTTCAGCGGCATGCTCAGCCGGCCGGTGGTCGATCTGGCGACGAAGCTGGCCGAGGTCGCGCCGCAGGGCCTCGAACGCAGCCTGCTGCTGAGCACCGGCGCCGAGGCCAACGAGGCGGCGCTCAAGCTCGCCAAGCTGTACACCGGCAAGTACGAGATCGTCGGCTTCGCGCAGTCGTGGCACGGCATGACCGGCGCGGCCGCGTCGGCCACCTACTGCGCCGGCCGCAAGGGCTACGGCCCCGCGTCGGTCGGTTCCTTCGCGATCCCGGCACCCAATCCCTACCGGCCGCGCTTCGGCGGCGCCGACGACTGGCAGGCCGAACTGGACTACGCCTTCGACCTCATCGACCGCCAGTCCAGCGGCAACCTCGCGGCCTTCATCGCCGAACCCATCCTCAGCTCCGGCGGCCTGATCGACCTGCCCGTGGGCTACCTGCGCGCCCTGCAGACGAAGTGCCGCGAGCGCGGCATGCTGCTGATCCTCGACGAGGCGCAGACGGGCGTCGGGCGCACCGGGATGATGTTCGCGTGCGAGCGCGACGGCGTCTCGCCGGACATCCTGACGCTGTCGAAGACGCTGGGCGCGGGCATTCCGCTGTCCGCGGTGCTGACCACCGCGGAGATCGAGGAGCGCTGCCATGAGCGCGGCTTCCTGTTCTACACGACGCACGTCTCCGACCCGCTGCCCGCCGCGGTGGGCCTCAAGGTGCTGGAGATCGTCGAGCGCGACGGCCTGGTCGAGCGCGCGCGCGTCGCCGGCGCGCGGCTGGAGACTGGCCTGCGCGCGCTGCAGCGCGAGTTCGACTGCATCGGCGATGTCCGCGGCCGCGGCCTGCTGCTGGGCGTGGAGATCGTGCGCAGCCAGGCCGGCAAGGAGGCCGCCCCCGAACTCGGCGCGGCCATCACCCGCGCCTGCATGGCGCACGGCCTGAGCATGAACATCGTGCAGCTGCCGCTGATGGGCGGCGTCTTCCGCATCGCGCCGCCGTTGACGGTCAGCGACGAGGAGATCGACCTGGGGCTGTCGCTGCTGAAGCGGGCGATCGAAGACGTGGTCTGA
- a CDS encoding DJ-1/PfpI family protein: MQVNVLLFPGVTQLDLTGPYEVLARVPGATVSLVSSSLDPVTSDRGLVLTPTATFASAGACDIFVVPGGPGADDLLTQAPWIEFIASQAARASYVMGICTGSLLLGAAGLLRGKRASCHWTAREFLPAFGALRDDARVCVDGHLLTSGGVTSGIDMALQAVALMRDEDTARQIQLQIEYDPQPPFPGGTPETSPPHIVQRCLEAGKARYPIRAAAVAQAAEQLAHRAAGDVAGGR; the protein is encoded by the coding sequence ATGCAAGTCAATGTCCTGCTGTTCCCCGGCGTCACGCAACTCGACCTGACCGGTCCGTACGAAGTGCTCGCGCGGGTGCCCGGCGCCACGGTCTCGTTGGTGTCCTCAAGCCTGGATCCGGTCACTTCCGACCGCGGCCTGGTGCTGACGCCGACCGCGACCTTCGCAAGCGCCGGCGCCTGCGACATCTTCGTCGTTCCCGGCGGTCCGGGCGCCGACGATCTGCTGACGCAGGCGCCGTGGATCGAATTCATCGCGTCCCAGGCCGCCCGCGCGTCCTACGTGATGGGCATCTGCACGGGCTCGCTGCTGCTGGGAGCGGCCGGACTGCTGCGCGGCAAGCGCGCGAGCTGTCATTGGACCGCGCGGGAGTTCCTGCCGGCCTTCGGCGCGCTGCGCGACGACGCGCGCGTCTGCGTGGACGGCCATCTGCTGACCTCCGGTGGCGTGACCTCGGGCATCGACATGGCGCTGCAGGCCGTCGCGCTGATGCGCGACGAGGACACCGCGCGCCAGATCCAGCTGCAGATCGAATATGACCCGCAGCCGCCGTTCCCCGGCGGCACGCCGGAGACCTCGCCGCCGCACATCGTGCAGCGATGCCTGGAGGCCGGAAAGGCCCGATATCCGATCCGCGCGGCCGCCGTCGCCCAGGCGGCGGAGCAACTGGCGCACCGCGCGGCGGGAGATGTCGCAGGGGGGCGCTGA
- a CDS encoding GlxA family transcriptional regulator encodes MPETRRIAPIDITFLLFEGFQPIDLAGPWQAFVSANEESGQTRYRLATCGTADVAATVGAGLRLQVDRGLSESLAADLHTVMVPGGEGVHRVARTPEILAWLRAADAKAQRTCSVCTGAFLLAEAGLLDGRRVTTHWRAAALLRRRFPALRVSDELIYSESGKYWTSAGVTAGIDLALMLIERDCGRTVAQRVARRLVVPLRRDGDQRQYSQALRAQDRAGAPFSDLMDRVLARPSHPWTIDEMADLCHMSRRTFQRKFTASFGVAPGEAIARWREEQGVSRRSPS; translated from the coding sequence GTGCCAGAAACGCGCCGGATTGCGCCAATCGACATCACCTTCCTGCTGTTCGAGGGCTTCCAGCCGATCGACCTCGCGGGGCCGTGGCAGGCCTTCGTCTCGGCCAACGAGGAGAGCGGCCAGACGCGCTACCGGCTGGCCACCTGCGGTACCGCGGACGTGGCCGCGACGGTGGGGGCCGGGCTGCGACTGCAGGTCGACCGGGGCCTGTCCGAGTCGCTCGCGGCGGACCTCCACACGGTGATGGTCCCGGGTGGCGAAGGCGTGCACCGCGTCGCCAGGACGCCCGAGATCCTGGCCTGGCTCAGGGCCGCGGATGCGAAGGCGCAGCGGACCTGCAGCGTGTGCACCGGCGCTTTCCTGCTGGCCGAGGCCGGCCTGCTCGACGGCCGGCGCGTGACGACCCACTGGCGCGCCGCCGCGCTGCTGCGGCGACGCTTCCCGGCGCTGCGGGTCTCCGATGAACTGATCTACAGCGAGAGCGGCAAGTACTGGACGTCCGCGGGCGTGACCGCGGGCATCGACCTGGCGCTGATGCTCATCGAGCGCGACTGCGGCCGGACGGTGGCGCAGCGGGTGGCGCGGCGGCTGGTGGTGCCCTTGCGCAGGGATGGCGACCAGCGCCAGTACAGCCAGGCGCTGCGCGCCCAGGACCGCGCGGGCGCGCCCTTCTCCGACCTGATGGATCGCGTGCTGGCGAGGCCGTCACACCCGTGGACCATCGACGAGATGGCGGACCTCTGCCACATGTCCCGCAGGACGTTCCAGCGGAAGTTCACGGCGTCGTTCGGGGTGGCGCCGGGGGAGGCGATCGCGCGATGGCGGGAGGAGCAAGGCGTGAGTCGCAGGAGCCCGTCCTGA
- a CDS encoding DUF2625 family protein has translation MKSLDELIRTEDPAWPTVSAWIESCPNVCVLPTDPATADAALLALQVTLRSPMGALVHHTGGLLVDHGWLRILGAGGPRMRRSLPGWTTDHAPFDENGRPGFLLIADDVMGGFFALNGGGLGPDLGHVLYFSPQSLDWEDFAASYSAFLTWALSSDVPDFYRPLRWPGWERDIAAVSGDQALSVHPFLWLEGIPSAERTRRPIPVGEKYQLTMDVAWQISNR, from the coding sequence ATGAAAAGCCTCGACGAGTTGATCCGGACCGAGGATCCCGCCTGGCCGACGGTGTCGGCGTGGATCGAGTCTTGCCCGAACGTATGCGTCCTTCCCACCGACCCCGCGACTGCTGATGCGGCGCTCCTCGCCCTGCAAGTCACGCTGCGCTCGCCGATGGGCGCGCTGGTCCACCACACGGGCGGACTGCTCGTCGACCACGGCTGGCTGCGCATCCTTGGCGCCGGGGGCCCGCGGATGCGGCGCTCGCTGCCCGGCTGGACGACGGACCACGCGCCGTTCGACGAGAACGGGCGCCCTGGCTTCCTGCTCATCGCCGATGACGTGATGGGCGGCTTCTTCGCCCTGAACGGCGGCGGTCTCGGACCGGACCTCGGGCACGTCCTGTACTTCTCACCCCAGTCGCTGGACTGGGAGGACTTCGCCGCGAGCTACAGCGCCTTCCTGACCTGGGCGCTCTCTTCCGACGTGCCGGACTTCTATCGACCACTCCGCTGGCCCGGATGGGAGCGCGACATTGCGGCCGTCTCGGGTGACCAGGCGCTGTCGGTTCACCCCTTCCTCTGGCTTGAAGGAATTCCCTCGGCCGAGCGCACGCGCCGCCCCATTCCAGTGGGCGAGAAATACCAGCTCACTATGGATGTCGCCTGGCAGATCAGCAATCGCTGA
- a CDS encoding YfbM family protein codes for MSMIGNCLSISVEQLDELYKDPDQAEALAYPEDDDQDDALDLDKSWHLIHFLLTGKSWGGDGPLAHAVLGGDPLPDTDTGYGPFRVLEPEAVKAAAAALADVSGESLWARFNAKKVEAEQIYPIPWRGDADDRDYVLHNFEALKQYFHDAAADGNGMLLWIA; via the coding sequence ATGTCGATGATCGGCAACTGCCTCAGCATCTCGGTCGAGCAGCTGGACGAGCTGTACAAGGACCCGGACCAGGCCGAGGCGCTCGCCTACCCCGAGGACGATGACCAGGACGATGCGCTCGACCTCGACAAGTCCTGGCACCTCATCCACTTCCTCCTCACCGGGAAATCGTGGGGCGGCGACGGACCGCTCGCCCATGCCGTCCTGGGAGGCGATCCGTTGCCCGACACCGACACGGGCTACGGTCCCTTCAGGGTGCTCGAGCCCGAAGCAGTCAAGGCCGCGGCGGCGGCGCTGGCCGACGTCTCCGGCGAGTCCCTCTGGGCCCGCTTCAATGCGAAGAAGGTGGAAGCCGAACAGATCTACCCGATCCCCTGGCGCGGCGATGCCGACGACCGCGACTACGTGCTGCACAACTTCGAGGCGCTCAAGCAGTACTTCCACGATGCGGCAGCGGACGGAAACGGCATGCTGCTCTGGATCGCCTGA
- a CDS encoding ArsR/SmtB family transcription factor produces the protein MSEEVPLLRVLEVLANAQRLEILRKLKTPGSFPPQDEGDPLVDGVCVSSIQEGQGLAFSTTSKYLADLASVGLVTVKRAGRWSYYRRDERAIAALAKRMAREL, from the coding sequence ATGTCCGAAGAAGTGCCGTTGCTCCGCGTGCTCGAAGTGCTGGCCAATGCGCAGCGTCTGGAGATCCTGCGCAAGCTCAAGACGCCCGGGAGCTTCCCGCCCCAGGATGAGGGCGACCCGCTGGTCGACGGCGTCTGCGTGTCGTCGATCCAGGAGGGGCAGGGGCTGGCGTTCTCGACGACCTCGAAGTACCTCGCCGACCTGGCGAGCGTCGGCCTGGTCACCGTCAAGCGGGCGGGCCGTTGGTCGTACTACCGGCGCGACGAGCGGGCCATCGCGGCGCTGGCGAAGCGGATGGCGCGGGAGCTCTAG
- a CDS encoding zinc-dependent alcohol dehydrogenase family protein: MKAIVLTAFGGVENLQLQEVPVPAVDAGELLVRVVATSVNPLDYQIRRGDYPAYVPLPAVIGHDVSGVVERVGAGVSDFKPGDEVFYTPKIFGPKGGSYAEFNVVPQELVTHKPRNLTHAEAASTTLVGGTAWEALVTRARLQPAETVLIHGGAGGVGSIAIQLAKTMGARVLTTCNARQFEFVRSLGADEAIDYESGDYVDHVRELTGARGVNVVLDTIGGNTLERSPHVLADGGRVVSIVDIATPQNLVNAWGVNAEYHFVFTRQNRGKLLALKDLLERERIRPVIGATFRLSEMGAAHTALEQRRDGDRPLLGKVVIEIS; encoded by the coding sequence ATGAAAGCCATCGTCCTGACCGCCTTCGGCGGCGTTGAGAACCTGCAACTGCAGGAGGTCCCCGTGCCGGCCGTCGATGCCGGCGAACTGCTCGTGCGCGTCGTCGCCACCTCCGTCAACCCGCTCGACTACCAGATCCGCCGCGGCGACTACCCGGCGTACGTGCCCCTGCCGGCCGTCATCGGGCACGACGTGTCCGGCGTGGTCGAGCGCGTGGGCGCCGGCGTGAGCGACTTCAAGCCCGGCGACGAGGTCTTCTACACGCCGAAGATCTTCGGCCCCAAGGGCGGCAGCTACGCCGAATTCAACGTCGTCCCGCAGGAACTGGTGACGCACAAGCCGCGCAACCTGACGCATGCCGAGGCGGCGTCCACGACGCTGGTCGGCGGCACCGCCTGGGAAGCGCTGGTCACGCGGGCCCGCCTGCAGCCCGCCGAAACCGTCCTGATCCACGGCGGTGCGGGCGGCGTCGGCTCCATCGCCATTCAGCTGGCCAAGACGATGGGCGCCCGGGTGTTGACCACCTGCAACGCCCGGCAGTTCGAGTTCGTCCGTTCGCTCGGCGCCGATGAGGCGATCGACTACGAGTCCGGCGACTACGTCGACCATGTGCGCGAGCTGACGGGCGCGCGCGGCGTGAACGTCGTGCTGGACACCATCGGTGGCAATACGCTGGAGCGCTCCCCGCACGTGCTGGCGGACGGAGGACGCGTCGTGTCGATCGTCGACATCGCGACGCCGCAGAACCTGGTGAACGCCTGGGGCGTGAACGCGGAGTACCACTTCGTCTTCACGCGGCAGAACCGCGGCAAGCTGCTCGCGCTCAAGGACCTGCTGGAGCGCGAGCGCATCCGGCCGGTCATCGGGGCCACGTTCCGGCTGTCGGAGATGGGCGCGGCGCACACCGCGCTCGAACAGCGTCGGGATGGCGATCGGCCGTTGCTCGGCAAGGTGGTCATCGAGATCAGCTGA
- a CDS encoding YceI family protein codes for MKPLLLAPALLSLAVAAQAAPATYDIDPTHTYPSFEADHMGLSNWRGKLNKSAGTIVYDKATGAGSVDVKMDLASIDFGLDAMNAWATGDKFFNVEKNPSATFKGRFDGAKAGVPTQVVGELTLNGKTRPLTLAIHQLKCVPHPMLKRELCGADASGSFNREEFGLAAGKDYGFKMDVTLRIQVEALAKE; via the coding sequence ATGAAACCGCTGCTGCTCGCCCCCGCCCTGCTCTCCCTGGCCGTCGCCGCTCAAGCCGCGCCCGCGACCTACGACATCGACCCGACGCACACCTACCCCAGCTTCGAGGCCGACCACATGGGCCTGTCCAACTGGCGCGGCAAGCTCAACAAGAGCGCGGGCACCATCGTCTACGACAAGGCCACCGGCGCGGGCAGCGTCGACGTGAAGATGGACCTGGCCAGCATCGACTTCGGCCTGGACGCGATGAACGCCTGGGCGACCGGCGACAAGTTCTTCAACGTCGAGAAGAACCCCAGCGCGACCTTCAAGGGCCGCTTCGACGGCGCCAAGGCCGGCGTGCCGACGCAAGTCGTCGGCGAGCTCACCCTCAACGGCAAGACCCGGCCCCTGACCCTCGCCATCCACCAGCTCAAGTGCGTGCCGCACCCGATGCTCAAGCGCGAGCTCTGCGGTGCCGATGCCTCGGGCAGCTTCAACCGCGAGGAATTCGGGCTGGCCGCCGGCAAGGACTACGGCTTCAAGATGGACGTGACCCTGCGCATCCAGGTGGAAGCCCTCGCGAAGGAGTGA
- a CDS encoding TetR/AcrR family transcriptional regulator → MEIDTESAILDAAAQLLEASGASALTTRAVCELAGVKAPTLYHHFGDKDGLERALVQRGLVEFMRRKRAPRGTEEPMQLLRFGWDVAVDFALEQPALSAMFARHALARPELSDQPYAVMRGHVQRLVDSGRLTGPVDAAARAVWAASQGVLSLARPGAVRKEVEATSELIFNAVIAALAPRGG, encoded by the coding sequence ATGGAAATCGACACTGAATCCGCCATCCTCGACGCCGCCGCGCAGCTGCTCGAAGCCAGCGGGGCGTCCGCATTGACGACGCGCGCCGTCTGCGAGCTCGCCGGCGTGAAGGCGCCGACGCTCTACCACCACTTCGGCGACAAGGACGGGCTGGAGCGGGCGCTCGTCCAGCGCGGCCTGGTCGAGTTCATGCGCCGCAAGCGGGCGCCCCGCGGGACGGAGGAGCCGATGCAGCTGCTGCGCTTCGGCTGGGACGTGGCGGTGGATTTCGCGCTGGAGCAACCCGCGTTGTCGGCGATGTTCGCGCGGCATGCGCTCGCGAGACCGGAGCTGTCCGACCAGCCTTACGCGGTCATGCGCGGCCATGTGCAGCGGCTGGTCGACTCGGGCCGGCTGACCGGCCCGGTCGACGCGGCGGCGCGCGCGGTGTGGGCGGCGTCGCAGGGGGTGCTGTCGCTCGCCAGGCCGGGAGCGGTCCGCAAGGAGGTCGAGGCGACCAGCGAGCTGATCTTCAACGCGGTGATCGCCGCGCTGGCGCCGCGGGGCGGTTGA